The Fodinibius saliphilus genomic interval CCGCACAGTGGCTACAGATCATCACAGAACAGAGTGTTACCCAAATCACGATGCTCTTCTACTGCCTCATTGGAGGGTTTTTTCTGGGATTTGCCACCAAAATGCTACAGTTGCGCAAGCAGGCCCAGACTCAACTATATATAAACCGGTCAATTTGGACTCAAACAGCTCCCGCCCTTATAGCCCTTGCCATTATACTATTTGGACTCTCTCGCTCCGGTATATTATGGTTTAGCCCTTTTACAGGAATCAACCTTACTTCCGGCTTGTCTCTTATTGGCTTTGGGTGCTGCGGGTTAACCGTTCAAATAGTGCCCGAATTTCGGAAAAAAGGAATTATTATTATAGATCAGTTTGTACCCTGGCCAAAAGTAGTGTCGTACAGCTGGCAATCAGAACAATTACTACAGATAGATTATTACATCAAGGGGGATATCTTAACAGATTTTACAACCTATGTACCATTTGAAGATCGCCGAATCATTGAAAAGCTGCTGAAAAAAAAGCTTGAAGAAAATGAAGAAGAACATAAAAAGACGATAACAAACAAAGCATAAGATGATCAAGCTACTTTTCCATGCTGTACCATTAAGCACTTATTTTCCACATAGTCTAATCCAGCTTCTTCTGCCAGCGCTTTAGCCTCCGGAGAAGATACTGAAAGCTGCGTCCATATCAGTGGATTTTGTCCCGACTTTTTCGACCAATCAACAACTTCTTGAACCATCTGTGCGGTATATTCAGAATCTCGGAATATATCTACCACATCAACTTCCACATCAGCAGCTATCTCTTTAATAGAAGCGTAGCACTTTTCCCCCAACACCTCATCATATTTTGGATTTACCGGTATTATGTTAATTCCATTTTCCTTCAGGTAATTGGCAATATGATAACTCGTCCGATATTTATTAGCCGAACAGCCAACAACCACTACGGTATCAATATTTTCAAGCTTTTTTTTAAAATCAGGATCCATAGAAATATTTATTGAATTTTTAATTACTCAAAAATAATTAAAATTACGGGATTTGATTGATTTCAATTATCATTGGCATTTAACCCAATAGCATAGAAATAGTGTAAATGGTTTCTACAGCTAAACAGTTCATTCGGAGACACAAAAAATATGCTCCTGTGGTATTCTTTATCGGGGGATTTATCTGGGACAGCCTTACCCTCGGACGCATCGATGGCTGGTATAGCAACACCATTCTAACAACCTATCTTGTCTGTCTTACCGCCTGTCTGTACATTTTTAACCTGGCCGATGATAATCACTGGCAGGACACATTTATAGAACCCTACCAAGAATATTCACCATTGGCAATACAGTTCTTCCTCGGAGGTTTAAGCAGTGCCTATGTTATTTTCTTCTTCCAGAGTGTCTCCTTTTCAAAAGCAATGGTATTTTTT includes:
- a CDS encoding CoA-binding protein, with translation MDPDFKKKLENIDTVVVVGCSANKYRTSYHIANYLKENGINIIPVNPKYDEVLGEKCYASIKEIAADVEVDVVDIFRDSEYTAQMVQEVVDWSKKSGQNPLIWTQLSVSSPEAKALAEEAGLDYVENKCLMVQHGKVA